From Flavobacterium sp. 102, a single genomic window includes:
- a CDS encoding HU family DNA-binding protein has translation MNKSELIDAIAADAGITKAAAKLALESFLGNVGGTLKKGGRVSLVGFGSWSVSKRAARDGRNPQTGKTIKIAAKNVVKFKAGAELDGAVN, from the coding sequence ATGAACAAATCAGAATTAATCGATGCAATTGCAGCTGACGCTGGAATCACAAAAGCTGCTGCAAAACTAGCTTTAGAATCATTTTTAGGAAATGTAGGTGGTACTTTGAAAAAAGGTGGAAGAGTATCTTTAGTAGGATTCGGTTCTTGGTCAGTATCTAAAAGAGCTGCAAGAGACGGAAGAAATCCTCAAACAGGAAAAACTATCAAAATCGCTGCTAAAAATGTAGTTAAATTCAAAGCTGGTGCTGAATTAGACGGAGCAGTAAACTAA
- a CDS encoding aminotransferase class IV gives MVNFNGDILDSELQLTFSNRSFLYGDGVFETLKVVDNKILFFEDHYFRLLASMRIIRMQIPMSFTLEYLESQILALVSRQNISNSARVRLTVFRNEGGYYSPLDNSVSFVIQASELQNKLYSIQNESFEVDLYKDFVVTKQLLSTLKTNNKIIQITASIFSGFPKNLETFFNE, from the coding sequence ATGGTAAATTTTAACGGTGATATCCTAGATTCTGAATTGCAATTAACATTTTCTAATCGCTCATTCCTCTACGGCGATGGCGTTTTTGAAACTTTAAAAGTAGTCGATAATAAAATATTATTTTTTGAAGACCATTATTTCAGATTATTGGCGTCCATGCGAATTATCAGAATGCAAATCCCAATGTCTTTTACTTTAGAATATCTGGAAAGCCAGATTTTAGCTTTGGTAAGCCGACAAAATATCTCAAATTCTGCTCGTGTCAGGTTGACAGTTTTTAGAAATGAAGGCGGTTATTACTCGCCGTTAGACAATTCGGTTTCCTTTGTTATTCAAGCCAGTGAATTGCAGAATAAGTTATATTCAATACAGAATGAATCATTTGAAGTTGATTTATATAAAGACTTTGTTGTTACTAAGCAATTGCTTTCCACCTTAAAAACCAACAATAAAATAATCCAAATCACCGCTAGTATTTTTAGTGGATTCCCAAAAAATTTGGAAACCTTTTTTAATGAATAA
- a CDS encoding type II toxin-antitoxin system HicA family toxin, producing the protein MKVNELLKVLKKDGWELYQHGKRHDLYRHPTKDGQIPVPRHQSAEVATGTLNQILKQAGLK; encoded by the coding sequence ATGAAAGTAAACGAATTACTCAAAGTCCTTAAAAAGGACGGTTGGGAATTGTATCAACATGGCAAAAGGCATGATTTGTACAGACATCCAACCAAAGACGGTCAAATTCCGGTACCAAGACATCAGTCAGCTGAAGTTGCAACAGGAACATTGAACCAAATTCTAAAGCAAGCGGGGCTAAAATAG
- a CDS encoding YopX family protein produces MDTIKFRGKRIDNGQWVEGHYFVTPLTDENSGTQPDAGWFFLTGDKRHCISNNGVVFVVHENTVSQFINISDKKGKEVFEKDIIQTPNGDWGMIKYDGIGFGVTVSETHTCYYTVDFITNSEVVANIDDNPDFFKTH; encoded by the coding sequence ATGGATACAATAAAATTTAGAGGTAAACGAATTGACAATGGCCAGTGGGTTGAAGGTCATTATTTTGTTACACCATTGACAGATGAAAATTCAGGAACTCAACCTGATGCCGGATGGTTTTTCCTAACAGGTGATAAAAGACATTGCATTTCGAATAATGGAGTTGTTTTTGTAGTTCATGAAAATACTGTAAGTCAATTTATCAATATAAGTGACAAAAAAGGCAAAGAAGTATTTGAAAAAGATATCATCCAAACACCAAATGGTGATTGGGGAATGATAAAATATGATGGCATTGGTTTTGGAGTTACAGTTTCCGAAACACATACATGCTATTATACAGTGGATTTTATTACTAATTCGGAAGTCGTGGCCAACATTGACGATAACCCGGATTTCTTTAAAACTCATTGA
- a CDS encoding putative peptidoglycan-binding domain-containing protein, translating to MKLLLLILVFFSSCTSKQSTTVEPNVPLAAHQCPEPIIVHDTVVFRDTIVVEVVSKSYDSLLAVIKKKNDSLFLERFRLERVKYYNNIVKKNKSQLKFLSGWISRAVQ from the coding sequence ATGAAACTTTTACTATTGATATTAGTGTTTTTTAGTTCCTGTACCTCGAAGCAGAGTACAACTGTTGAGCCAAATGTTCCTTTGGCAGCGCATCAATGCCCGGAGCCAATTATCGTTCACGACACGGTGGTTTTCAGAGATACAATCGTAGTTGAAGTAGTTTCTAAAAGTTACGACAGCTTATTGGCTGTAATCAAGAAAAAGAACGATAGCCTTTTCCTTGAGCGTTTCCGGTTGGAGCGTGTGAAGTACTACAACAATATTGTCAAAAAAAATAAAAGTCAATTGAAGTTTTTATCAGGATGGATAAGTAGAGCGGTACAATAA